The window TACCCTGTTtctgcctgcgcttgggttctgtCCTAAGTCATGACAGTAGCACGTATAATGAGAAGAGACCCTAAGACGGAGCCCTGTAGTTCACCGTACTGGAGCTCTTAAAATCTAATATCTCTAAAAAGCTAATTCCATATCTGTTTCAAATATACACAAGttgaaatatcaaaacaaaaacttttacataccgactatataaaaaaataggatCATTAGTGTTAAGCCTTTATGATAAAACATGGGTGTCGGTCATGGAACTGTCAGGGTCATTTGTTACTAGATCCAAATTAATGTGACTACGTGgcttttttaagtttaaattgtCAATTTGTTTGTTCGTATTAACACTGTCATTACACAAAatggagagggagggagagagagagagagagagagagagagattgatcCGGCCCCTTTCAAAGAAGGCGAGGCATTCCATACGCTGATTTCTTCAAAAGTATCTTTAATAGGCATCTGCAGTTGTTCAAGAAGAGGAAGGTGGGATTAAGCTCTGCATTAAGTAAAAGATTAGGGCGTTTGTTTCTATTTGACTGTTATCACATGTTGGTTAAATTGCTTATAGTTTATCAAATGTCTCAACAAGCCTTTATcgttttttatgtgtgtgtgtgaaaggtCAATTAATCAATTTTTTCTCAGGTTTCTCAACACAGCACAATGAGCAGTCGCAAGATGATATTATTCAACTATGTTGTGAGATTTCagcaaataaaaagataaaagcaGCAGTTAAGAACATTGGGAAAGGAGCTGCAGCGGCCGGTAGTGGTGCTTTTGTTGGGGGACTGGTTGGAGGACCAGCCGGTATAGCTGTTGGTAAGCTTATGATACTACATTTTTGCAATCATCGAACTTTCAACCAGTTTCATTCCACAGGGTGGAGTTTTAATATCGTCTGTCATTGCTTAGTTATTTGACTATTCCgtgttaacaaaataacaatactTTGTTAGTTACCCTTATAAACATGCTCTGtgtttatatttctatattaaTCTGATTTAGGTGGTGCTTTGGGAGGTGCTCTGGGAAGTTGGATGACAAGTGGCCTATTTAAACCTCTTCCAGAGATAATCATGTCACTGCCTTCTATACAGCAGGAGAAACTCTACTCTGATGTGATGGCAGCGTTGGGGAAAGTGGACTGGGTTGATGTTGCGAGCCTCACTGCTCTGGTTATAGGGAATGCCACACTTCAAGAGAGAGTGCTTGGTGCTATAGTCACCTATGCCACAAAAGAGCTTAAGGCTGAAGTGCAGTATGGAGTTTGAACACAAGAGGGAGCAGCAGCTCATTTACTGtcgatgtgtgtgttttgagctgttttgcCGCTAGTGTTTTTTTCTATTGGGGCTCCgaatcttacatttacatttattcaattaacAAACACTTTTAGCCGAAATCCCTTGCAAATGAGAGAGCATTTTACGCTTTGTCCAACAATTGGCTAAGTGTACTATATGAAGCTATTTTCTCCATCTTAACATGTCTTATATTAAACAGCTATAATAATTGTGTGATCACAATAACATGTTTGTCCATAGTGCagagtttttaaataattgtggTTAAATATCTGGCTTAATTACGGGTTGGGGGGGTGAATTCATGCTTTGTTTTAATTAGacatttatatgtgtgtgtgtattgttgagtgtataaatcaataaaatgtgCCCCTCAATAAGCCATGGGTGTTGCTCAAGATGAAAGTTTTATACTGTAGATGGTTAAATAGGTCTCCATTTAAAAGTGTCTCCATTTATCCAAACCTTCAGCCCCACAACACAAACAACGGATTGACAAATATAAACAGTCATCAGCTGGACAGATGCGGAAGTGAAGTCAGTTCTACAaaatttttaaaatgaaagtaaaaccaATTATAGTAACTTGGCATCGCTGGCGTCTTAACAATAAGCTAAGGTATGTTCTTTAAAAAGTTTAGTAAAGCATTATGGCAATGTTGAAGTTTATCACATCAATCCGcaagtttcaaatattttacaatgttaTACACTTATGGTATAAAGTAAGAACTGTGTTACACGTCGTCGCGAATAATCAAATCTACAGCCTACTGTACActgcacatttttattatcatttatataataaatgtaaatatttatttatgtttatgcacAGGTTTCGTTGGCACAATGAGCAATTGCATGGAGGATGTTGTGCGCCTTTGTTGTGAAATCTCAGCTGAGAAAAAGATAAAAGCAGCTATTACGAGCTCTGCGAAAGGAGCCGCAGCAGCCGGTGGGGGTGCTTTTGTGGGGGGGCTTCTTGGAGGCCCAGTCGGAATAGCTGTTGGTAGGTTTTCTACATGCTGTGCATGTAGTTTATATAATACTGTAatagtaaatatattataatcaTTAATAGTTATTCGATCACTATATGACACCGTAGGATCAAACAACCATGCTTTGTTTTCTGAAACCAACATGTTGACCTTTTATAATAATGCTTGTATTGTCTAGGTATAAATGAGCTGCACCTTGACCAACGAATGTGTTCCATTGTTGGcctttatgtttgtgtatgtaaatTACTATGTATTATCTTTTAGGTAGTGCTGTGGGAGGTGCCCTGGGGGCATGGATGACAAGTGGCCAGTTCAAACCTCTTCCTGAGATCCTCATGGAGCTTGCTCCTGCACAGAAGGAGAAACTCTACTCTGAAGTGATGGCAGTATTGGGCACAATGAAATGGACCAACCCTGCTCAGCTAATTAGTCAAGTTATGGGAAATGGCGTTCTGAAAGATCAAGTGCTTGCTGCTATAGTATCTTATGCCACAAAAGAGCTCAAAGCTGATGTGAAGTATGATTGACTACTATAGATGGTGAATGTCATTCAGTCTATTCTCTAAGTAGTAGTTTTTTAAACGAAGATATTTGTtataaacaatcatttactcaattgctatggttttattattcacttAAATTTAATTATATAGGGAATTCAGTGTATGAgttgtgttttgattttatttagcaTACAGATGTGTCTGGAGTCTGATTAGCCTATATGTTGGTTAATAATGAATTTGTCACAATGAATAGGCTGCTACATCATTTGGTAGGGGTGACAAAGTATGGTTAAAACAATGTGATTGGTGTGACAATAGTTCAATACCTCAGCGACAAACTAAAATACACAAGTTAACTGTTTACATTCTACAATGTTTTTCTTACAATTTTACTTCTTTTGTAACACTAGCCTTTTCAATATACCTGCAGTGGGCAACTCGTGCTATTGTAACAATAAATAGAgttttctctttgtcttttgtcCTTGCTGACAGTAGTGTAATCTAAATCAAATAGtaaacacattgtttcttttttaaatgctccacctcaacacaaaacattaacaGACAACATTTCTCATgttattataaaagtaaaacacGTATACAAATGGAAACCTGCGCCCAATAATCTACCACTAACATTATATCTTTCACTTCTAAAAACTACCATTGATGGTGcgaatttttttaagtttcagcTTTTATAAATCGTATCTCTTAACCATTCATTATTGTAATAGTATACGCTGTATTCATTACAGTTTAAGATAGGCgatatgaagaaaataaataatgacgaAATCAATTCCGTACATTGTAACTTAACACAGTAGCCTTATAATAGGTTTTGATTGGTTATAGCCTACTGCTAATGCTCAAAGCGGTGGTTACAaagtttaattctttattaaagttTTCGCTTGCTCTTTCTGTGACCTCTCATAAAAAGTAGGAAAAGTGCGGAAGTGATGTCACTGCATGTCTTTATAGCCTAGCCTACTCTTTACTCTGACAGTGAAACTGAAAGAACAGTAAtataagaaagaaaagaaactaaGGTaagttttttgttatgttgccGTTTATTTTATCCGTTAAAGTATAAAACAGCTAAGACAGTAATGACAAACAACAAACTGTCGTTTCGTTTTATATGGGTGAGAGAGTCTGCTGTTTTTCTGCTGTGTTTTCCGGTTGTGTTTTAGGTGTTTTAAtcgtgtgttttgtttgcattcATCCGAATTATTTGCATTACTGCTTTTTACAGATTGTTTCACAATATGGCTATGAACTGCCGAATAGATGATGTAATGGGACTTTGCTGTAAGATATcagaaaacaggaaaataaaagCAACAGTACAGAACTCTGCGAAAGGAGGAGTAACAGCTGGAGGAGGGGCTTTTATAGGGGGACTGCTTGGAGGACCACCCGGTATTTTTTTTGGTATGATAATGTCTAAATTCTTGCAATCCACTTTTTTTTGCACTACACTTTCTAACCACACAGTGGTgctataaaatcacatttagtGGTAGTAGCAACAGCACAGGTTAGGTTTTAGGGTTTAACCCTCACAGTACAGGTAAAATAATCAGTATAAC of the Triplophysa dalaica isolate WHDGS20190420 chromosome 1, ASM1584641v1, whole genome shotgun sequence genome contains:
- the zgc:101715 gene encoding protein C19orf12 homolog-like produces the protein MSNCMEDVVRLCCEISAEKKIKAAITSSAKGAAAAGGGAFVGGLLGGPVGIAVGSAVGGALGAWMTSGQFKPLPEILMELAPAQKEKLYSEVMAVLGTMKWTNPAQLISQVMGNGVLKDQVLAAIVSYATKELKADVKYD